A window of Globicephala melas chromosome 2, mGloMel1.2, whole genome shotgun sequence genomic DNA:
gttgaggcgagtgggggctactcttccttgcggtgcgtgggcttctcattgctgtggcttctcttgttgcagagcacaggctctaggcacgcagactgcagtagttgctgcacgtgggctcagtagttgtggctcacaggctctagagcgcaggctcagtagttgtggcgcatgggcttagttgctctgcggcatgtgggatcttcctggaccaggactcgaacccgtgtcccctgcattgggaggtggattcttaaccactgcgccaccagggaagtccctgacattTATTTTTGTGCTTGTTTCCCTACCAGACCATGGGCAGGGGCTGAGTCTGATTCATCTCTGCCTCTCAGAAGAAATATGAAGTAGGTACAGAGGGATAATGGAGGTGAGAAGATGGAGAAGGGTGCAATGAGGCAAGGAGAGGGGGAGGATAACAATGATGGTATCGAGCCCAGACATTGTTCCAAGCATTTTAGACTCAGGTAATTCTTTTGACAACCTTATGTGGTAGGTGttattattaccccatttttACAAGCGAGGCAACGTGGGCAGGCAGTATACGTGGGATTTGAGCCCACGTCGATAGGCTCCTGGGCACAGGCTTTAACCCACCATGCAATAGTGCTTTTCAAGTGCCCAGTGTGGAGGAGAAATAAAGTGCTGAGAGGAACAGGATGAGAAAGATGAGGATGAAGAGTGAGAATGGGGTAAGGAGAGGATGAAGGTGTTAAGAGACGCTGGGGTTTGAGAGGATGAGGATGGAGATGAGAAAGAGGATGTGGAGGTAGGAAACTAGGGATTAGGGAAGAGGATGTTAATGGGGGGTGGAGTGAATGAGAGGATGTGGGATATGGGACGGGGGGTGTGGAAAGAGGATGGGGCTGAGCAAGGCAGTCGTCCAAGTGATGTCATCATCCTTATGGATACTCCATCCAGCGTGGCCACTTCTCAGTTCCTTCACCCTCTCATCTCTTACATGCTTCTCATCCACCTTAGCAGGCCACCCCCAGGGTCAGACCCAGGCCTTATCATCACCAGAAACTGCAGTAACTATGAAATAACTGAATCAAACATCCCACTCTCTGATATGATCTCCTTTCCTTATGGTTTGTTTGCTCAAGCCGGCTCACTGCTGCTGTTCTACAAGCTCATTGAAGAACCACTGGCCCTTCCTGTCTCTTCACCTCTCCTTATCCGCCCTAAGTTCCAGGTTCACCACGaaatccctccccttccctgtctGTCCCGTCCATCCTGCCTCCCTGGGTGAGCCCCACGCCCAGATGAACCCAACATCTGTCTTGTCCATACTAGCTCCCGAGAAGCTAAGGACCACTGAAGGAAGTCCCTCCAGAGGACAGACTGTTGTCGCCTAAAATTGTCATCTTAGACTTCGACTGGCCGCTTCCAAGCCAGAAATCTCAGCTCCCGATTCCACTCTCAGAAGCTGGGATTTTACACCTTTAAGCCTTTCTCAGAGCTTCCTGCTCAGTCACTTGCAGTCACCTCTTCTTTCATGGTAAAAATAGAAGCCATGAGACGGGAACAACCTCAGCGAGCTACAGACCTGTTTGTATCTGCGCCTGCTGCATCTCTTCTCTTTCACCTTAGGAGAGAGGAAATGTCTTCTTCCTTTGGAAGGTGTTTCCTCCCTTTGATGCTCTGCATCCCCTTGAGTGAGATCTGGCCTCAGcccctctctgacctcacctctCCCCCTCAGTCTAGTCTGCCCTCAACCCCAGCCTCTGTCAATGGCCGGGAAGGACCTGCTTGGGGCCTAGGCAGAGCTGCTGTCTCTGTTGGGAAGCCCCACTTTCTGCCAGACTGACTCCTACTCACCTTTGAGACATCTGCTTACATGTTACTTCCTCAAAGAGCCTTTCCTGACCCTCACATTTAAATCAGGTTCCCTTACTAATATCTGTCACAGTCACTCTTTACTTCTGCCCCGTAGCACTGCCTGCAATTTAGAATGATCTATTTATTTGTGGTGGTATGTTTGTCTGTCCCCCTCATGAATTTATAAGCCCCGCAAGGGCAGGGACTGTCCTCCTTGCTTATCCTGTAGCTCCTATAACAAGCAAGGTGCCTGGAGCAGGGGTTATTAAGTATTTTTatagcaaatgaatgaataaatgagtgtgaTGAGAAGGCaggatggaggtgagggaggagggagggtgaggaCGGAAGATGGAATCGAGAAGCGTAGATGGAGAGTGAGGGGAAAGGATGGTGCTGAGGGCAGTGTGCAAAGGTGAGGCTGGGGATGAaggggaggaggtgagagaggaCCAGGAAGAAGGGGTCCTCACCCTGAGTCTGGCTAAGGCTTCCAGACCCTGAGTGGGCTGCCCTGGAGCTCTGTCTCTTGGCCATGCTGCTTGCAAGGTTTGAAGGCAGGGCTGGTGGGCGGGGCTAGACTTTATCTTGGGGCGCAGCCCTAACCTCAGATGGTGACAGAGCTGGCGCCAGCAGGGGTTTTGCAAACCGTCCCGATTGCAGCAGGGCCAGCAGTCTCACTCAGGACGGCGGATGGGGCCTGGGCTTATCTCCCGAGTGCAGTCCTAACCTCAGACGGTGACAAAGCGGGAGCTACAGGCGTTTTGCAAACCGTCCCGATTGCAGCAGGGTTGGATGGTCTGGGCAGGGGTGACAGTGCAAGGTGTGGGGAGCAATAGGGTTTTGGACAGTTTGGGGCTTTGGGGTGAAGCTTggcttgtggggtggggggatccaTGCTACGTATGGTTTGCCTCTACCTAGCTCAGATCCATGTTTCTAAAAGAGAAGGGGAGGTTACAGCGCTGCAGGGGGGGTGTCTCCCTAGTCGGAAGGCTTCCTTCTCCCAAGTCCTAGGACGCTTCTGCTGCTCCCTGAAGTCAGAATTGATGGCCAGGGGCAGCCATTTTCCTCTGAAAACACCCATCATTTCCCCATGGGGTAGTCTCAGGGGACTTCTGATGGGCCTTCTCAATGAGCTGCTCATGGAAGTTTTTCTGGGGCCAAGCCAGATCTGCTTATAGCAGCAGCTGATAGAGGCAGCCTGGAGTCCCGTGCAGGTCTGACCCTTCCTACTGCGGTGCAGCCCCGCTGAGTCCTGAGAGGAAAGGTCTGCCTGCTGGGGGTGATAGTAAGCGACTGGCCTGGAGGAGGTGCACAGGCCCTCGGCCAGCCTTGGCTATTGTTGCCTCAGCATCTCCTGTACAGCCCCCTCCATCCCATAGTCCCCTCATGGCTTGGGGCAGGGTAGGGAGTGGAGGTGAAGAGGCCCCTTTCCACCCTCACAGCCCCAACCGGGATCTTGCAACACTGGGATGGGGGCCCTGGGGGCCCAGGCATGTGGCAAcccgtgggggtggggtggggaggtgcgCACCGAGTAGGGGGAGCGACTTTCACAAGGCCAAGCTGCCACCGTGGACTGACCTTGGCGGGCTCACCTTGGACAGCTTCCTCCCTCTTGGCGGTATCTCCAACATCCTACCTTCTCCTCTTCTGCTTTCCTGGGGCCTGAGATCCTGTCAGCTCAGGACTCTCATGCTGGTCCCCTGTTTTGCCCAGGAAGGAAAAGTGGGCCTGAGCTGTGGATCGTAAAGCCAAGGGAATGCACATGTGTGCTGTTTGGACCTTGATTTGTTGGTTTTCCAAAGTTCTCGTGACCCCGCCCTGGGCCTCGAACCTTCCCCAGGCAGGGGTGAGGCTGCCCGCCCTTCCTGGGGGTGCCTTCTTTCTGCAGCCTCCGGACCCCGCGGACCCTGTGGACCCTGCGGCATCTCCGCCCGGCGTGGCATGGGGAGCCTGCTCCTTAGGGACGGTCCTCCTCCCGGCAGAGGGAATGAAGACggtcctggagggagggaggcggtgTTCTTGCGTACCCTTCCTCCTGCTTTCCATTTCTCCAGCCTCACccggtttcctttctttttttggacCGGGACACCTCGGGGCCTTGGCATTTGCTCACCCCTCTGCTCTCCTTTCCCCCAGTTTGGCACATCTGCCTCCTCCTGGACATTTTTAAGGTTTCGACTTCAATGTCACCTCCTCcgagaagccttccttgaccacccCAGCTAAaacaacctctctgggcttccctggtggcacagtggttaagaatccacctgccagtgcaggggacatgggtttgagccctggtccgggaggatcccacatgccacggaacaactaagcctgtgcgccacaactactgaagcccgcgtaccacaactacgaagcccgcgtgcctagagcccgtgctccgcaacaagaaagccaccgcaatgagaagcccgtgcaccgcaaggaagagtagcccccactcgccgcaaccagagaaagcccgtgtgtagcagtgaagacccaatgcagccaaaaataaacaaataaaacaaaacaaagcaaacaaacaaaaagccaccTCCCTTTCTGCTGGTTTAGTAGGTTTCCCCAAGAGGCATATTCAGAGGGGGTAATTCATGAATGTATAGAGGTGTGAATGGTCAGGCTTAAGGAAGAGCTGCAGCAGTGGTAAGCTCCAGCCGTAGCAGAGAGCCATCACCACCCCCAGGCCGTGAGGGCAGCTTCAGAGActacctgtcctgtccctaggagTTGGGGGCTAATCACCTGACTTCCTTCTCCTGCCACCCACAATCTCCTGCCCTGCCTGAACACGACAGGTGGAGGGGTCCTTCAGCCGAGAGTTTGGTCACCACAGTGTTCTCAGCACCTTGCAAGGGCTTGACacaggaaagatgctcaacaaatacttgttgaataagtTACCTTGGCCCAAACCAGTTGAGGTCAGGTTAAAACCTCAGGGTTAAAAGTGTGACTTCCGGCTACCTGTCATTTCCCCGGGATATGATCTGCCACAGAGGATCGAGGTGTGCCTGCCGCTCGGCGTCAGGCAGGGACCAGGTGTTCTCTTCTCTCAGCTGGGGCTGTGGATCTTCTCCAGACCTGGTGCCAGACACCTGCCCTGAGGAGCCCCCGGGTGCTGTGGGCTGGGAGGAGACACGATTCAGAACTGTGGGAGAGAAGCTTGGGGCTGATGCTGAAGCAACCCAGGTCCCATCACCCAGAACCTTGAACATAAGTCCAGGGGCAGTGGTCTTGAGCTGCGAGGAGGAAATCCGGAGGTTGAGTCACTTACCGTGCTCTGTACAAACCCCCTTTATGCAACGCATTCCCCTGGGCTGAAAGGAAGGTGTGGGATTCTCCCAGGCATCCACAGAGACAGGTGCCTCTTTCTTCCCAACTCAGGTAGAATAAACCATCTAGTGAGGTTCAGATCTGTCTGCCCAAACCAGACCTGGGGCAGGGGTATCTAGAGCACAGATGTGGGGGGAGATGGTGCCTGAGAGACACAGGGGCAAAGGCAGGAAAGAGACTGAGTCCTGGGTGAGGCAGGAGTGGTACACCCGGACGTCCTCAATGTGGGAAGGCTCTGACACTGGGGAGGTGGAAGTGCGGGGAGAGAGAGCGGACCAGGAGGATCCAGAcccagtctctctccctctcagaaGGTTATTCCTTGGTGTCTAACACTGCTTTCTCAGCAGTGGCCTATAAGTCATTGGTGGCCTAGGAGAGACTCTAACCAGCCCATCTTGTGTCTCGTGTCCCTGACTCTGGCCCCACACCTTTCCATATGCCTCCGAGGGGAGGGTGTGAGGGCAAAGTAGAGACAGGTGTGCGTGTGGAGACAGCAAAGTTCACCTGGGTGAGCTTCCGGAGAATGTCTCTTATTCCCTCGGCTCTCGACTGCTTTATCTATTAAATGTGGCCTATACTATCTTGCTGTCTGAGGGCAAAGCCTACCAGATGATCTCTTGAGGTCTCTCCCAGCCCCTCTTGAGATCTGTGATTTTACAGAGCTAATTTTGGTTCTGCCTCTGACCCATTGCAAGACTCTGGGTAAGTCCCTTCCCTGTCtgagacctcagtttcctcacctgcaaaatgagaaGTTTAGATGAGATCTCCGAGGTCCTTTCAGTTCTAGCAAAAGGGAGTGATAACAAGTATTTGTGCTCACCGTAGGCCAGGCCTTGTTTATCTATGAACGTACAGCATTACTACtgctcccattttgcagatgaggaaactgaggcacagagagaagtaACTGGcacgaggtcacacagctagaaagtagcaGAGGGAAATTCAAACTGAGGCTGTCAAGCACTGCCCTCTTATGGCTCCCAGGCTAgagttctatgaaaaaaaaactgttttccacaTGGGGTTTCACTGCACAGGTGCGTTGTCATCCTCCTCATTACCAATTTTCTCGTATACGAACAGGTCTCAGGGCCTTTCCCAACGAATTTGTCCCCCCAGCACTCAGATTCTTTAGGGAACCGAAGGCCCAGGGAACGAGGGACAAGGGTGGGAGCGAGTAGGTTGGAGGTATGGGGGTCTGTCAGTCTGGCAGACTGAAGTTTGGGAACTGTGGAGAAGGGATTGAGTCCCGGATCAAGAGCTAAGGGACCATAAATACATCAGAACCATCTGGAATTTTCCCTTGATCTCCTGGGGCAGGAACTCCCAGACCTATACCTCAAGGTGAGATAGAACAGGACTGGGGTCAGCAGGCCCAGGCAGGAGGGACTGGAGGTGCTGGGATCTCCCTGTGAGCCACAGAGCTCTGCTAGGGGAGTGTCCAGAGGCTGCTCCAGGTCCTGTGGGGTGGgctgggtggagggagagaagagcagaGGGAGAGATACAGGGCCTGGCTGTGCGGTGCACTGTGGGAGAGCTGTGGGCAGCTTGTCTGCTGAATTTCCCGAATGTTTATTTGGGCCTGGAATCAAGAGGTATGCAGGCCTAGCCTCGTGCATTCCCTACCTTTGGagtcccccatctctctctctctctctcacacacacacacacacacacacacacacacacacacgcccactGTACAGCCCCAGCACTGTGCCATAGTGCAGTTTTATTCAGCCACAGAATCATTATGCTGGGGCCCGCCCTCCTCCTTGTCTTGCCCCCCCGCTGCCATTTGTCCATGGTCTTTGTCTCTGACTCGGCCTGTGGGGCCTCTAGGGTGAGGGTCCCCAGGGTCAGGCTGAGCCCCGGGGGCTGGTGCCCACAGTCTGCCAGGCGGGCTCAGCTGCAGCCCCCTACACCCTTGATGAGGTTGGCGGCCTCAGGGATCTGGCGGAAGAGGTTGCGAAGGGTGTCCAGCTCCTGGGTCAGCTGCTCCACGCGGCTGCGCAGACGCTCGTTCTCGGCCATGTACTCTAGCACCTTCTGCTGCGTCTCCAGAATGCGCCTCTTGGCCTTGTCGCGGCTCTTGCGCACCGCGATGTTGTTCCGTTCCCGCCGCAGCCGGTACTCCAGGCTGTCTTTGTTCACGGCCTTCTTGCCCTTGTGCGAGGCGCCGGCCGGTGAGGGTGCCTTGAGGAGGGGGCTGCAGGGGGGCGCGGCAGCCGCCAAAGGGGCCtggaggggaaggtacagagggACAAGAGTGAGGGCTGTGGGGAAGTAGAGCAAAGGTGGGGCAGGAATCCCAGTGGTCAGAGCACACTTGGAGCGTCAGAGGGATGTGGGATTCAGAGCCAGCTCCTGGCCCCCAGTAGAACAGCCACTGCCCTGCCAGACGTACAGTGTCCTCTGCTCTGACCCAAACTCCTTTTCATGTCCCCACACTCTCTGAGGACACTTTCCTTCCATCTATCTTGAGTCTCCAGTTCTATCATCAGCAGGCATTTCCTCTTCTAGAAGCAGGAGGTGACACAGAAACGAGAGGAGGGAGCTGGTGGGCAGCGGAGAAACTGGGAAGGGGGCGTGCTGAGATCAGAGCAGGTCAGCTGGTCACAGGGACTGCAGGACACATTGGTTCCGGTCACACAGTGGGGATCGGCGGGGGAGTGAATTCACAGAGAAGCCAAGAGGGGTTACGACTGGGTGGCGAACACAGAGGGCTTGTGGTGGGTCGATTTCACAGAGCAACACCACACACAGACCCCATCCACACGGGCCTCCCTCCAGACCCTGGGTGGCGGGGAGGAGAATTGAGCCACTCTTACCTTGAGGACGCGCAAGGGCTGGCTGGGTGCTGCCAGGGCCGGGGGCAGGTGCATGGCCGTCTGCCCACAGTGCGCCACTTGGTACTGCAGAGGGTTGTAGCCGCTGCGGCTGGCCCCCCGGCTGCCCTCGGGCCCCCGAGGCTCTTCCTTCACAGCCACAGCCCTGGGGTCGTAGCTCCCTGGGGTGCTGTAGATGCCAGGCCCCAAGGCCTTCCTGTCGGGGCCGAAGGTATGTGGAGGGTAGGCAAAGGGCCGCGGGTCAGGCGGCAGGTAGTGGGGGAAGGCAGGGGTTCCAGGGCCCTTAAGGCCTCGGGCCTCAGGTGCCGGCTTCACAGCAAAGAGGTCAGAGAGGAGCTGTTCCTCCCCAGACTCGATGTAGGCAGACAGATCGATGGACGCCTCATGCTCACACATGtcccccagctccccaggcccCACTCGGGCCCCTGAGAACTCAAGTGGCTGCTGGCCAGCCCGGGGCTCGCACTCGTAGTAGGTCCCGTGGGACATGGCCGGCCCGCCCCCTCGGCTCCCCGCCCCTGGCCGCCTTGCTCTTGGGGCACCCTTTGGGATGCTCGGCTTGCTGTCTCCCCCTGCCCTAGATCTGCCCTCTCCGATCTCCGCTGTCACCCACTCCTGTGtggcttctctcctccctcctctgctgtttccttttccttcctctgtagTCAAtgcctcttttctcttcccttttttcccccagctctCCCTGGGGTGactcagggaggggcagggcgcACCGCAGAGGGAGGGATGCAGGCTTTAAAGAAATGGGGCCCCTGGCCTATTTAAGCAGTTGGGGGTACTCTGGTTAGGCTCCAAGCCAGGGTTCTGAGGTGCCCAGGAGCTGATTCTTCTGGGAatgcctccccctccctgtcAAATCCAGGGGATTCCAGAATCCTCCTTGAGGGCAACACCTTACTCTGAGTATCCTCCTCCCTCCAACTTCCAAAAAGTCCTGTGCAGAATGAATGCCCAGtcagaaggaacagagaaaacCCTCTTCCAGTGCTGACCCCCAGCCTGATCTGAGCTCCTCCCTGGACACGCCTCCCTCCCTCACAGTCCCCCCCTACAGTGCTGGTCTCCACCTACCCCCAGGGCCACTCAGTTCTTTTTGTAGCCCCACCTCTCCGAGCCACTCTCCTGGGTGCAAGCCACGGGGTGTTGTTTGAGGGGTTTAGGAAGTAGTGACGTCTGGGACCAAGTCATACACTAGGGCTTGTCTCATGGTGCAGAGCAGGCTCTTTTTGCTAGGTTTTTGCACAGGGTCTGTGTAACAGCCCAAGCCCTCACGAGTTTCCAGCCCGGGCTAGCTCTAGCAGCCTGGCACCATCCCTGACTGCCCAGGCTCAGCTGAGGCACCTGGTCAGGGCTTGGGCCCTGTGCCCCAGACCCTGGCAGCCCCAGGAACTGACAGCTGCACTCCTCCGGTGGCTCCGGCCCCTGGCCTGCACCGCCAGAGCCTCGGGCTGGCGCTCTGCCCCAGCCGGGTCCTGAGGGCTCTGCCCGTTTCCTGTGCCGCAGGGCTCAGGCGCTCGCAGCAGTTCAGtttgctctttttccttctgCATGGCCGTTCTCTGACCTCTCTTGGGTCCACTTCCTCTTGTGAGGCTTGAGAAGCCTTCTCTTTTGTCATCACCTCTTCCTGGGGCTCTGTTTCAGGGTCTCCAGGCGAAACCCATGGTTTGCTCTCTGTGCTTTTAGTTTCAGATGGGggccccctctcccttcccttttctctttcctctgggaACTACCCACTCCCTCCTGTCAGAGGTACCGCTGTGGCCCTGCTTTTACCTGTTGCATTTCATCTGCAAAAGGGACTATAGGTACAGTGAGAAGGAAAGGACACATAGAAATGTGTCACTGGCTCTTTTGTCACCAGCAAAAGCTGTGAGCGCCctgtggaggccagaagtttTGTAAGTCGGGCACAACAAGGGCCAGGCCTCAGTGGTGCAAATGCCGAGGGGCTGTGTACAGCATTGGATGCTAAAATAAAGTATGCAGACAGAGACGGGGCGGCCTGCAAATCAGGCAATTACACCTCTATTTAgcattcctccctcctccctccccccccccacctctctgTGCCTAGCTTGAGGTATTTTCTCTGAAAGCCCTGACCTGGCCTGAGGAAGTCCGCTTGCACCCGGGAGACAGATCTCAGGTCTCAGACCGGGAGATTTCTGCCTTCTCTCCATTTCAGAGGACGCTGTGGCAAACAGGTACCAAAGCTGAGCTGCACCAGTTTGGCAGCAGTGCCTCAGTTAAACACCAGGTGGTAATATTGGCCCAAAATTCAGGACTCGAGGGGCCACTGCGGTCAGGAATCAGGTGAACCGGCAGAGGGCAGCCTCCCACAGCCCTGGCAAGGGCAAGACGcctggaaggaggaagaggaaacatGGCCAAGATGGGGGTCTTGCAGTGCAGTTACAGGGAGAGTGGGCAGGCGGAGAGGACCAGGGTCAGGCCCTTGTCTCAGTGAGGAGGAATTCTGTTCACTCCCTGACGATGAACTAGTGATGATAGTTAAGGCCTTGCATTTTCCGGTGTTATGCTTTTTCAGTCATTGAAACATACCCTTTTCCTTGCAGACCATTTCCCTGTGAATCAGATAGGAAAGTAAGCAAGGTAGACGGTGTACTTATCCTTGCTTTATAAAGGAGGAAAACGAGGCTGAGAGGCGGCCACCCAAGGTCAGGCAAGGCTGTGGCGCTGacgtggcggggggggggggggaagggcaggggtcTAGTTCTTAAACCCCCCCGGGGAAGAAGGGCTAGGGAAAGGGGGAGCTGTGTGACTCAGAGAGCTTTCTTTGCCCTCAGTCCGGCACCCTGTGGGAGGGGGAGACTGCGTCAGGAGCGGGCGAGCCGAGGCTGGAGGAAGCCGGGAGGTGTGCAGATAGGCCGGCAGGAAATGAGAACGCTCGGAGCTCCGCCGTGGAGGAGATAAGTGATCTCGGCCCCTCACCTCTCTGGCTGACGTTGCCGCGTTTCCCAGTAACCGGGGCGCTCTGGACGTCTGGTTAGGGAAGGAGGGGGCGCTGGAGGGGAAGGGGGTAGGGAGGGCAGTGCTAGTCAAGGGCTGGGGGATTCTTGGGTTGTGCGGGGTTGCTCCGGAGCGGATGGAAGCCCCCCGCGGTCCCCTGGTCAGCAGGATCATTTTCtccctgcagctgctgctgctacctGTGTGCATTAACTGAAACAAAGCCTctgtagtatctttttttttttttttttttttttttttgcggtacgcgggcctctcactgttgtggcctctcccgttgcggagcacaggctcagcggccatggatcacgggcccagccgctccgcggcatgtgggatcttcccggaccggggtatgaacccgtgtcccctgcgccggcaggcggactctcaaccactgtgccaccagggaagcccagcccctgTAGTATCTTAATGACTTTGTCACAGGCCTCAGTTCAAACACCACCTCCTTCACCAAGTCCTTCCAACAGGGAGGCAGCGAGCATGTCAGATAGAACCTGGCTCAGATCTCCCTGTCACCTACCACtcggtgaccttgggccagttacttaaTCTCACTTGTAAAAGGGCAGTAGTAATGCCTACTTTGTCGGTTGTTTAATTAAACTTTGAATAAGATAATGTATGGAAAGCAAGTGGTCTCAGTCACGTCAGTCTCCTTCCGGCCCTCTGACCGCCCCCCTGCGGGTGTATCTGTGTCTCCCGAGTGACACGCTACCTGCAGCTTTGTCTGAAGCCTCAATTGGACAGGCATTTTTGCACGTAGGTCCCAGGCACTGCGCAGGGCGGGTCCAGCCCTGCCTGCAGACGCGCGCAGCCCAGCAGAGTGGGCAGTGATCTGTGATGTGCACACGTACGTGCCATGTGCATTCTTATCTTCTTTCCCCCAAGACTATTTGCTCCTTA
This region includes:
- the CEBPE gene encoding CCAAT/enhancer-binding protein epsilon, translating into MSHGTYYECEPRAGQQPLEFSGARVGPGELGDMCEHEASIDLSAYIESGEEQLLSDLFAVKPAPEARGLKGPGTPAFPHYLPPDPRPFAYPPHTFGPDRKALGPGIYSTPGSYDPRAVAVKEEPRGPEGSRGASRSGYNPLQYQVAHCGQTAMHLPPALAAPSQPLRVLKAPLAAAAPPCSPLLKAPSPAGASHKGKKAVNKDSLEYRLRRERNNIAVRKSRDKAKRRILETQQKVLEYMAENERLRSRVEQLTQELDTLRNLFRQIPEAANLIKGVGGCS